One part of the Aedes aegypti strain LVP_AGWG unplaced genomic scaffold, AaegL5.0 Primary Assembly AGWG_AaegL5_hic_scaff_671_PBJ_arrow, whole genome shotgun sequence genome encodes these proteins:
- the LOC110681289 gene encoding probable glutamate receptor — MMIPSSETNPESLTISQVKLINHIVLTYFLGAYTMCRVMNRTEKAINVPISEIPIAIVQIQHGMVETIDLGCSVFWIEEDALFRFLEDFFKIHDAARFRCSTKYFMVMVQSNDVDHMEVIGSILKYPALNDMPNFLMITPSNETFKLGTHRFVGNFPESSEYILLDEYSIERNTFVHRNNLFPDKLSDLMGKTLKAASFYLVPWFMMRQEDDGIITFRNQSYTADGSDGFFMIQFCLRYNCTWELHIDDRYLYGQVFENGTGNGMFGALLDRKVDFAIGGVGAYFSMFKYFSLSKPIRWAAVSCLTAKPRLVPYWKFIFIVFSPSIWKILMMIFILLTTCLYLAERRTENFKNKGYIWVFLKVLKTFILASGDLYRTNASSIILITSLLIFTVIIGNVYIGQIHSILTLPPYQPSISTVEDLIRSGLRLIERHPIWMYAIDGSNNPKDLKLMAQFQVVSPERMSEIADNGREAIMIALLEDGHSMVNNAINAQNIKHYRIMSEQLYFEYEIAYTTKTWPLLDRIDSMSLRARDACLFRHMEQVMVDRYMDYWVQVSIEHSRERPHVQLQKMVLEEISGALMILGVGQTAAAVAFILENVLYYGMRSGKKLFKHITNSVRPMHPTKT, encoded by the exons atgatgattCCATCTAGTGAAACAAACCCTGAGTCTTTGACCATATCACAAGTAAAACTTATCAATCACATCG TGCTGACATACTTTCTTGGAGCATATACCATGTGTAGAGTGATGAATAGAACTGAAAAGGCGATCAACGTTCCAATAAGTGAAATACCGATAGCAATTGTTCAGATACAACATGGGATGGTTGAGACAATCGATCTTGGATGTTCCGTTTTTTGGATCGAAGAAGATGCCTTGTTTCGATTTTTGGAAGACTTCTTTAAAATCCACGATGCGGCACGGTTTCGATGTTCGACGAAATACTTCATGGTTATGGTTCAATCGAACGATGTAGATCACATGGAAGTAATCGGAAGCATCCTTAAGTATCCTGCTCTGAATGATATGCCtaattttttgatgattacTCCAAGCAATGAAACATTCAAACTTGGTACACATCGCTTTGTTGGTAACTTCCCAGAGTCTTCCGAATACATATTGCTGGACGAATACAGTATCGAACGAAACACATTCGTTCACAGGAACAACCTTTTCCCTGACAAATTGAGTGACCTCATGGGTAAAACATTAAAAGCAGCTTCATTTTACCTTGTACCATGGTTTATGATGCGCCAAGAGGACGATGGAATTATCACCTTTCGAAATCAGTCCTATACTGCCGATGGATCGGACGGATTTTTCATGATTCAATTTTGCTTGCGGTACAACTGCACATGGGAATTGCACATAGATGACAGGTATCTATACGGACAAGTATTTGAAAACGGTACTGGCAACGGAATGTTCGGAGCCTTGTTGGACCGCAAAGTGGATTTTGCAATTGGAGGAGTCGGTGCATATTTCAGTATGTTCAAATATTTTAGCCTATCAAAACCAATTCGATGGGCTGCCGTGTCTTGTTTAACAGCTAAACCTAG ATTGGTACCGTATTGGAAGTTCATATTTATAGTCTTCTCACCATCAATCTGGAAAATCTTAATGATGATTTTCATACTATTAACGACTTGTCTTTACCTAGCGGAGAGAAGAactgaaaacttcaaaaacaagGGTTATATCTGGGTCTTTCTGAAAGTTCTTAAAACCTTCATTCTGGCTTCAGGCGATCTATACAGAACCAATGCTTCTAGTATAATACTGATAACCTCCCTTCTCATATTCACTGTCATTATTGGAAACGTTTATATCGGACAAATTCACAGCATACTGACTCTTCCTCCTTATCAACCTTCGATAAGCACTGTGGAGGATCTGATCAGAAGCGGACTTCGATTGATAGAACGTCATCCGATATGGATGTATGCCATCGATGGATCCAATAAC CCCAAGGATCTGAAGCTGATGGCCCAGTTCCAGGTTGTCTCTCCAGAGCGGATGTCGGAAATAGCGGACAACGGAAGGGAGGCTATTATGATAGCATTACTCGAGGATGGCCACTCCATGGTGAACAATGCAATCAATGCGCAGAACATCAAACACTACCGAATCATGAGCGAACAGTTATACTTCGAGTACGAAATAGCCTACACCACCAAGACATGGCCCCTGTTGGATAGAATCGATTCCATGAGTTTGCGAGCTCGTGATGCCTGCCTGTTTCGGCACATGGAACAAGTCATGGTCGATCGGTACATGGACTACTGGGTCCAGGTATCGATCGAGCATTCCCGAGAAAGACCTCATGTTCAGCTGCAAAAAATGGTGCTCGAAGAGATTTCCGGTGCTTTGATGATCCTTGGTGTAGGACAGACGGCTGCAGCTGTGGCATTTATTTTGGAGAATGTTTTATATTATGGTATGCGTTCTGGAAAGAAGCTATTTAAGCATATCACAAATTCCGTGCGTCCAATGCATCCAACAAAAACCTaa
- the LOC5563604 gene encoding uncharacterized protein LOC5563604 encodes MEMVLRRHLNTIANTISQARLVHRIAISYFLGVHSICRVINRTDLSVNIPLNDLPLVIIHPQVGMFQAINLGCSAFIIDENIVLWFLNEFIPAHDMADYRIATKYFIVMIHSSNDDQKTTLENIQSHPVLEEISNLLLVVQKNATFELLTHRYVGSRPTSLEYQLLDRYDGDNESFIYGRDLFLDKGTNLLGKTFRVACFHLVPWIIMRQGNNGVFKYLNQAYTVDGLDGYLLTQFCLRYNCTWELHVDQKNQYGNVFDNGTGNGMFGALLDRKVDFAMGAVGGYYGTFKYFSLSDVIQWIGVTCLVPKPGLVPNWQLIYIIFSTSVWITLGAIFITVSICLHIFKSTTIPRTNQGFSWILLKVLRTFVLTSADIPTNTAAEVTTVTALLMFTIIIGNVYIGKIHSILAIPPYEAPIATVLDLAKAGIQVNAPHAAWMYALDLSENEKDKTILKNFHVPTIERFTDITDGGQEATMVGLLENGHIMVGNWINARNVELYRIMSEPLYFEYEAGYATKTWPLLDHFNYLAAQIRDACLLRYIELLEVDRYMDHFVQVSIEHSWDRPHSALKDMNVEEISGALMLLGMGCAVSLVIFILELVYHRYSYCLQQSRLRK; translated from the exons ATGGAAATGGTTTTGCGGCGGCATTTGAATACGATTGCCAACACTATTTCTCAGGCAAGACTAGTTCATAGAATAG ctATCTCATACTTTCTGGGGGTGCACAGTATTTGCCGTGTAATAAACCGAACAGATTTGTCTGTTAATATTCCACTAAATGATCTTCCTTTAGTCATCATTCATCCGCAAGTTGGAATGTTTCAAGCTATAAATTTGGGATGTTCTGCATTCATAATTGACGAGAACATTGTTCTTTGGTTCTTGAATGAATTTATCCCGGCGCATGATATGGCTGACTACCGTATAGCCACGAAGTATTTTATAGTGATGATTCACTCATCAAATGATGATCAGAAGACCACTTTAGAAAACATACAGAGCCATCCCgttcttgaggaaatttcgaATTTGCTTCTTGTTGTCCAGAAGAACGCCACTTTCGAACTTCTTACCCATAGATATGTGGGGAGCAGACCGACATCCTTGGAGTACCAGCTGCTGGATAGATACGACGGAGATAATGAATCGTTCATCTACGGAAGAGATCTTTTTCTGGACAAGGGTACAAATTTACTAGGTAAAACTTTTCGGGTGGCCTGCTTCCATTTAGTTCCATGGATTATAATGCGTCAAGGAAATAATGGAGTTTTCAAATATCTAAATCAAGCATACACTGTTGATGGCTTGGATGGGTATCTGTTGACTCAGTTTTGTCTGCGATACAACTGTACCTGGGAACTGCATGTAGATCAAAAGAATCAGTACGGCAATGTGTTCGACAACGGCACAGGCAATGGAATGTTTGGAGCTTTGTTGGATCGTAAGGTAGACTTCGCAATGGGAGCCGTGGGTGGCTATTATGGTACTTTTAAATACTTCAGCTTGAGTGATGTAATTCAGTGGATTGGCGTTACTTGTCTTGTGCCAAAACCTGG GCTGGTGCCAAACTGGCAGTTAATTTACATCATTTTCTCCACATCAGTATGGATTACGCTCGGAGCTATCTTTATTACTGTATCAATTTGCTTACATATCTTCAAGTCGACTACAATCCCTCGGACGAATCAAGGATTCTCATGGATATTACTCAAAGTGCTCAGAACATTCGTTCTGACTTCGGCAGACATTCCCACAAATACTGCTGCGGAAGTAACTACGGTCACAGCGCTTCTCATGTTCACCATCATCATTGGAAACGTCTACATCGGTAAAATTCATAGCATTTTGGCGATACCACCGTATGAAGCTCCGATAGCAACAGTGCTAGATCTTGCCAAAGCTGGGATCCAAGTGAATGCTCCTCATGCAGCTTGGATGTACGCGTTGGATTTATCAGAAAAC GAAAAAGATAAGAccattctgaaaaattttcacgTACCGACTATCGAAAGGTTTACCGATATTACCGACGGAGGTCAGGAAGCAACGATGGTTGGGTTGCTCGAAAATGGTCATATAATGGTCGGCAATTGGATCAACGCACGCAATGTGGAGCTGTATCGTATCATGAGCGAACCGTTGTACTTCGAATACGAGGCAGGTTACGCCACGAAAACGTGGCCTCTTTTGGATCATTTCAACTACTTGGCCGCACAGATCAGAGATGCATGCTTGCTGCGTTACATCGAGTTGTTGGAGGTCGATCGTTACATGGATCATTTCGTACAGGTATCGATTGAACACTCCTGGGATAGGCCGCATAGTGCGTTGAAAGATATGAATgtagaggaaatctccggagcgCTGATGCTTCTTGGAATGGGATGTGCGGTTTCATTAGTGATTTTCATATTGGAGTTGGTGTACCACAGGTATAGCTACTGTTTGCAACAATCTAGACTTCGTAAGTAG